A genome region from Alkalibaculum bacchi includes the following:
- a CDS encoding DUF4368 domain-containing protein, translating into MIWQFIEKVVVYKAEKVDGHRQHHNEVIFNCIGVVELPKIQEKKA; encoded by the coding sequence ATTATATGGCAGTTTATTGAGAAAGTCGTTGTCTACAAGGCAGAAAAGGTCGATGGTCATAGGCAACATCATAATGAAGTGATTTTTAACTGTATCGGAGTAGTGGAACTTCCGAAAATTCAAGAGAAAAAGGCATAA
- the trpA gene encoding tryptophan synthase subunit alpha, which yields MSNISKAFSHGKAFIPFITCGDPSLEVTKLLVSAMEQAGADLIELGIPFSDPTAEGPVIQEANNRALAGGVTTEKIFTMVRELRETVTLPMVFMTYANVVFSYGAERFISTCKDIGIDGLILPDIPLEEKEEFDSICRQYGLDLVSMIAPTSYDRIQMIAKEASGFLYCVSSLGVTGTRSKITTDINGMIALAKEVTDIPCAVGFGISTPEQAAYMAQKADGVIVGSAIVKLCAKYGEDCVPYVKDYVSAMKRAVCEIT from the coding sequence ATGAGTAATATTTCAAAAGCATTTTCACACGGCAAGGCGTTTATTCCATTTATCACTTGCGGTGATCCATCGCTGGAGGTAACCAAACTACTGGTCTCCGCCATGGAGCAGGCGGGAGCCGACCTCATTGAGCTGGGCATTCCATTTTCTGATCCCACTGCAGAAGGACCTGTCATTCAGGAGGCCAACAACCGCGCCCTTGCTGGCGGCGTGACAACTGAAAAGATCTTTACCATGGTGCGGGAGCTACGTGAAACCGTGACGCTCCCCATGGTGTTCATGACCTATGCCAACGTGGTGTTCTCTTACGGCGCGGAGCGCTTCATCTCCACTTGCAAAGACATCGGCATTGACGGCCTCATTCTTCCCGACATTCCCTTGGAGGAAAAAGAAGAGTTTGACAGTATCTGCAGACAATACGGGCTAGATCTGGTGTCGATGATTGCGCCCACCTCCTATGACCGCATCCAGATGATCGCAAAAGAAGCCAGTGGCTTTCTATACTGTGTATCTTCTTTGGGCGTTACCGGCACCCGATCGAAAATTACCACCGACATCAATGGGATGATTGCACTTGCAAAAGAAGTGACGGATATTCCCTGTGCCGTGGGTTTCGGCATCTCCACGCCGGAACAGGCGGCCTACATGGCGCAAAAGGCCGATGGTGTGATCGTTGGCTCTGCCATTGTGAAGCTTTGCGCCAAATATGGCGAGGACTGTGTGCCGTATGTGAAAGACTATGTCAGCGCAATGAAAAGAGCTGTTTGCGAGATAACTTGA
- the trpB gene encoding tryptophan synthase subunit beta has product MEHTKGRFGVHGGQYIPETLMNAILELETAYQKYKDDPEFDRELTYMLNEYAGRPSRLYYAERMTKDLGGAKIYLKREDLNHTGSHKINNVIGQILLAKRMGKTRVIAETGAGQHGVATATVAAMMGMECEIYMGRIDCERQRLNVYRMRLLGAKVHPVDSGTATLKDAVSETFREWTTRIDDTHYVLGSVMGPYPFPTIVRDFQAVISREIKQQLHEKEGQLPDAVIACVGGGSNAIGAFCHFIDDKSVRLIGCEAAGRGIDAKDTAATINTGRLGIFHGMKSYFCQDEYGQIAPVYSISAGLDYPGIGPEHAYLHDIGRAEYIAVTDGEAIEAFEYLSCMEGIISAIESAHAVAHAIRLAPSMDKDQIIVINISGRGDKDCAAIARYRGEDLYE; this is encoded by the coding sequence ATGGAACATACAAAAGGGAGATTTGGCGTTCACGGGGGGCAGTACATTCCCGAAACATTGATGAACGCTATACTGGAGCTGGAAACAGCCTATCAAAAATACAAGGATGACCCGGAATTCGACCGGGAACTGACCTATATGCTCAACGAGTACGCTGGACGGCCCAGCCGCTTGTACTATGCCGAGCGCATGACAAAGGATCTGGGTGGCGCGAAGATCTATCTCAAACGGGAGGACTTGAACCATACCGGCTCTCACAAAATCAACAATGTCATCGGTCAAATATTGCTGGCAAAGCGTATGGGAAAGACTCGCGTCATCGCGGAGACCGGCGCGGGTCAGCATGGCGTGGCAACCGCCACAGTAGCCGCCATGATGGGCATGGAATGCGAGATTTACATGGGACGCATCGACTGCGAGCGGCAGAGGCTAAATGTCTACCGCATGCGGCTTCTGGGTGCGAAAGTGCATCCGGTAGATTCTGGAACGGCGACGCTGAAGGACGCCGTGTCCGAGACCTTCCGGGAGTGGACGACACGGATTGACGACACACATTATGTACTCGGCTCAGTCATGGGACCGTATCCGTTCCCAACAATTGTCCGGGATTTTCAGGCGGTCATCAGCCGTGAAATCAAGCAGCAGTTACATGAGAAGGAGGGACAGCTTCCTGATGCGGTCATCGCCTGTGTCGGTGGTGGCTCCAACGCCATCGGTGCGTTCTGCCATTTTATTGATGACAAATCAGTCCGGCTTATCGGCTGTGAGGCCGCTGGACGGGGCATCGATGCAAAGGATACCGCCGCCACAATCAACACCGGCAGACTTGGCATCTTCCACGGCATGAAATCTTATTTCTGCCAGGATGAGTATGGACAGATCGCCCCCGTATACTCTATTTCAGCAGGTCTAGACTATCCTGGCATCGGTCCGGAACACGCATATCTCCACGACATCGGCCGGGCTGAGTATATTGCTGTAACGGATGGTGAGGCGATCGAGGCCTTTGAGTATCTCTCATGTATGGAGGGCATCATCTCAGCCATCGAATCCGCACACGCTGTGGCCCACGCTATAAGGCTGGCGCCATCTATGGACAAAGATCAAATCATCGTTATCAACATTTCCGGCCGCGGCGATAAGGACTGTGCCGCCATTGCCCGATACAGAGGGGAGGATCTTTATGAGTAA
- a CDS encoding phosphoribosylanthranilate isomerase, translating to MTRLKICGLRRLEDITYANELKPDLIGFVFAAKSKRLVSFRQAAELRKALSAEIQAVGVFVNEQAETVAKLLNSGVIDLAQLHGRENRNYIRRLRQLTDKPIIQAFRIASQEDTEKARDSIADYVLLDNGMGGTGEQFDWSLVTGFDRPYFLAGGLSPDNVAVAIDRCQPFAVDASSGLETNGNKDYDKMKRFVDTVRLTR from the coding sequence ATGACAAGGCTTAAGATTTGCGGCCTTCGCAGATTGGAAGATATCACATATGCCAATGAGCTAAAACCGGACTTAATCGGCTTTGTGTTTGCAGCAAAAAGCAAGCGGCTTGTATCATTCCGGCAGGCGGCTGAGCTGAGAAAGGCGCTTTCCGCAGAAATTCAGGCAGTGGGCGTATTTGTGAACGAGCAGGCGGAAACCGTCGCCAAGCTTCTAAATAGTGGTGTGATTGATCTGGCGCAGCTACATGGCCGCGAGAACAGAAATTACATTCGCCGACTGCGGCAGCTAACAGACAAACCGATTATTCAGGCGTTCAGAATTGCCTCTCAGGAAGATACGGAAAAAGCCAGGGACTCTATTGCCGACTATGTGCTTTTGGACAATGGCATGGGCGGAACCGGTGAACAGTTCGACTGGTCGCTGGTTACAGGTTTTGATCGACCCTATTTTCTGGCTGGAGGTCTGTCCCCAGATAACGTGGCGGTAGCCATTGACAGGTGTCAGCCCTTTGCTGTAGATGCCAGCTCTGGGCTGGAAACCAACGGAAACAAGGACTATGACAAGATGAAGCGGTTTGTTGATACCGTTCGTTTGACGCGTTGA
- the trpC gene encoding indole-3-glycerol phosphate synthase TrpC encodes MSTILNQLAQYARVRVAADMEENSLDVLRQLCTGGAAPVREPFQFEKTLRKPGVSFICEVKKASPSKGVIAEQFPYVQIAQEYEQAGADCISCLTEPKWFLGSDEIFQEIRANVDTPMLRKDFMVDEYQIYQAKLMGADAVLLICAILNLEQLKKYLKLCDNLCLSAMVEVHNEQELQMAAVVGARIIGVNNRNLRDFSVDTGNSRHLRALAPADALFVAESGIQTVQDVHQLRQIGVDAVLVGESLMRAAHKSKMLHKLRGDR; translated from the coding sequence ATGAGCACGATTTTAAACCAGCTGGCGCAGTACGCCAGAGTTCGTGTAGCGGCGGATATGGAGGAAAACTCACTGGATGTTCTGCGACAGCTCTGCACAGGTGGTGCAGCGCCCGTCCGGGAGCCCTTCCAGTTTGAAAAGACGCTTCGAAAGCCAGGTGTGTCCTTCATCTGCGAGGTAAAAAAGGCATCTCCCTCTAAGGGCGTAATCGCAGAACAGTTTCCGTATGTACAGATTGCTCAGGAATATGAACAGGCAGGTGCTGACTGCATCTCTTGTCTGACCGAGCCCAAATGGTTTCTGGGCAGCGATGAGATCTTTCAAGAAATACGTGCAAATGTGGATACGCCTATGCTTCGCAAGGATTTTATGGTGGACGAATACCAGATCTATCAGGCAAAGCTCATGGGTGCGGACGCGGTACTGCTGATTTGTGCGATTCTCAATCTGGAACAGCTCAAAAAGTATTTAAAGCTGTGCGATAACCTCTGTCTGTCAGCGATGGTGGAAGTTCATAATGAGCAGGAGCTACAGATGGCTGCAGTGGTCGGTGCGCGCATCATTGGCGTCAATAATCGCAATCTCAGGGACTTTTCCGTGGATACCGGCAACAGCAGACATCTGCGGGCGCTGGCTCCCGCAGACGCTCTGTTCGTGGCAGAAAGCGGCATCCAAACAGTTCAGGATGTTCACCAACTGCGACAGATTGGTGTGGATGCGGTTTTGGTGGGTGAGAGCCTGATGCGTGCAGCGCACAAATCAAAAATGTTGCACAAGCTGAGAGGCGACCGATGA
- the trpD gene encoding anthranilate phosphoribosyltransferase: protein MIQEAIVKIVDKRDLTYDEAYTVMNEIMSGETTAIQNAAFLAALSTKSTKSETIDEISGCAAAMRSHATKVEHDMQVMEIVGTGGDNAHSFNISTTSAFVAVACGVKVAKHGNRAASSLCGTADCLEALGVNISLSPEQCVKLLEQVNICFFFAQKYHTSMKYVGAIRKELGIRTVFNILGPLTNPARPQMQLLGVYDELLVEPLARVLTSLGVRRGMVVYGQDKLDEVSLSAPTTVCEFSDGVYKSYVMTPEEFGLTRCTKDALAGGTPQENAAITRAILSGSERGPKRSIVLLNAGAALYIAEKTATFADGVQMAAETIDSGMAAKKLEDFVAASNRFRE from the coding sequence ATGATCCAAGAAGCTATTGTAAAGATAGTAGATAAACGTGACTTAACCTATGACGAAGCCTACACCGTTATGAATGAGATCATGAGCGGTGAGACGACCGCCATTCAAAATGCCGCGTTTCTGGCGGCGCTTTCCACCAAAAGCACAAAATCTGAAACCATCGATGAGATTTCTGGCTGTGCTGCAGCCATGCGAAGCCACGCTACGAAAGTGGAGCATGATATGCAGGTTATGGAGATCGTTGGTACCGGCGGTGACAACGCGCACAGCTTCAATATTTCTACAACCTCCGCGTTTGTTGCGGTGGCCTGCGGTGTAAAGGTGGCAAAGCACGGCAACCGCGCAGCTTCCTCCCTTTGCGGCACGGCGGATTGTTTGGAAGCGCTGGGCGTCAATATCAGTCTATCCCCGGAGCAGTGCGTCAAGCTACTGGAGCAGGTGAATATCTGTTTCTTCTTTGCTCAGAAGTATCATACCTCTATGAAATATGTGGGGGCTATCCGCAAAGAGCTTGGCATACGCACGGTATTCAATATTCTGGGGCCACTGACCAATCCCGCTCGACCACAGATGCAGCTGTTGGGTGTGTACGATGAATTGCTGGTGGAGCCGTTGGCACGTGTTCTTACAAGTCTTGGCGTCCGCCGAGGTATGGTGGTCTATGGCCAGGATAAGCTGGATGAGGTCTCGCTTTCCGCACCGACTACGGTATGTGAGTTCTCCGATGGCGTTTACAAATCCTATGTTATGACCCCAGAGGAGTTCGGGCTTACCCGCTGCACAAAGGATGCGCTGGCAGGTGGCACGCCACAGGAAAATGCGGCCATAACCCGTGCCATCCTTTCAGGCTCAGAGCGCGGTCCAAAGCGCAGCATCGTCCTTCTAAATGCGGGCGCAGCACTGTATATTGCCGAAAAAACGGCAACATTCGCGGACGGAGTACAGATGGCGGCTGAGACCATAGATTCTGGGATGGCGGCGAAAAAGCTGGAAGATTTTGTCGCCGCGTCCAATAGGTTTCGCGAATGA